The following are encoded in a window of Pygocentrus nattereri isolate fPygNat1 chromosome 5, fPygNat1.pri, whole genome shotgun sequence genomic DNA:
- the slc3a1 gene encoding neutral and basic amino acid transport protein rBAT, giving the protein MSLVKDEQSSGLELKEGLENSAFEGDSQPEQSSRRGQEQAVSMEDCPAGEESYTQIRPYAGMPKEVLLLYSSKARYRLPREILFWLTVVCTLVLVAVTITVIVLSPPCLSWWQTSPVYQVYPRSFKDSDADGVGDLRGIKEKLSHFQYLNIKALWISPFYKSPMKDFGYDVEDFRAVDPLFGTMEDFDDLLASMHSMGIKLIMDYIPNHTSDKHVWFQLSRNRTDYYSDFYIWVNCTEGHPPNNWVSVFGNSTWTYDPERGQCYFHQFLKEQPDLNFRNPNVIGEMTDIIHFWLKKGVDGFRMDAVKHMLEATHLRNEPQVNPMQAPETVTKEFDLYHDYTYTQVGLHDILRGWRVVLDEYSREPGRYRFMVTESYDYKEIEKTMMYYGTPFIKEADIPFNFYLLDLPDGLSGVRAKELVELWMSNMPRGKWPNWVVGNHDKPRMSSRAGQEYVRAINMLLLTLPGTPTTYYGEEIGMENVNVSVTQDPFGKFDPNSSRDPSRTPMQWNGNLNAGFSDSQNGTWLDISPNYKTINVEVQQSDTFSVLELYRTLSLLREKDIVLLRGWLCYVWEDTNVFAFLRELDGLDRAFLVLLNFGEDIETDLSTITELPDQLNVRISTLPDTPSSFQKSRIRTSKGQGLLLEYFTSQRFHTGHSSQCYVSEKACYLSALDILYKC; this is encoded by the exons ATGAGTCTGGTGAAGGACGAGCAGAGCAGCGGCTTGGAGCTGAAGGAAGGGCTGGAAAACTCGGCCTTTGAGGGGGACAGCCAGCCCGAGCAGTCGAGCCGGCGGGGGCAGGAGCAGGCTGTGTCTATGGAGGACTGTCCGGCTGGGGAGGAGAGCTACACGCAGATCAGGCCGTACGCGGGAATGCCCAAAGAAGTGCTGCTCCTGTACTCCAGTAAGGCGCGCTACCGGCTGCCACGCGAGATCCTCTTCTGGCTCACCGTGGTCTGCACCCTCGTGCTGGTGGCTGTCACCATCACAGTCATCGTGCTCTCTCCGCCGTGCCTCAGCTGGTGGCAGACCAGCCCGGTGTACCAGGTTTACCCGCGCTCCTTTAAGGACTCCGATGCCGACGGGGTGGGAGACCTCCGAG GTATCAAGGAAAAGCTGAGCCATTTCCAGTACCTAAACATCAAAGCCTTATGGATCAGCCCTTTCTACAAGTCTCCAATGAAGGACTTTGGCTATGATGTGGAAGACTTCAGGGCTGTCGATCCTCTCTTTGGAACCATGGAAGACTTTGATGACCTCCTGGCCAGCATGCATAGCATGG GGATCAAACTGATTATGGACTACATCCCCAACCACACCAGCGATAAACACGTCTGGTTCCAGCTCAGCCGTAACCGCACAGATTATTATTCTGACTTCTATATCTGGGTTAACTGCACCGAGGGCCATCCGCCTAACAACTGG gtgagtgtgtttgggaaCTCCACCTGGACATATGACCCAGAGAGAGGACAGTGCTACTTCCATCAGTTCCTCAAAGAGCAACCAGACCTCAACTTCCGCAACCCCAATGTTATTGGGGAGATGACG GACATAATCCATTTCTGGTTGAAGAAGGGGGTGGATGGCTTCCGCATGGATGCTGTCAAACACATGCTTGAAGCTACACATCTGAGGAATGAACCCCAGGTTAACCCGATGCAGGCACCT GAGACTGTAACCAAAGAGTTTGACCTGTACCACGACTACACATACACTCAAGTGGGTCTGCATGACATCCTCCGGGGCTGGAGAGTGGTCCTGGATGAATACAGCAGGGAACCGGGACGTTACCg GTTCATGGTGACAGAGTCTTATGACTATAAGGAAATTGAAAAAACCATGATGTACTATGGGACCCCTTTTATCAAAGAGGCTGACATCCCCTTTAACTTCTATCTGCTGGACCTCCCTGATGGTCTGTCTGGAGTCAGAGCCAAGGAACTAGTGGAGCTGTGGATGTCAAACATGCCTAGGGGGAAATGGCCAAACTGGGTG GTAGGAAACCATGATAAGCCACGCATGAGCTCCAGAGCTGGTCAGGAATATGTCCGGGCTATCAATATGCTACTGTTAACACTTCCTGGAACACCAACTACATACTACGGCGAGGAGATTGGCATGGAAAACGTCAACGTCTCTGTTACTCAGGATCCTTTTGGAAAGTTTGACCCA AACAGCAGTCGGGATCCTTCAAGAACGCCCATGCAGTGGAATGGTAATCTCAATGCTGGCTTTAGTGACAGTCAGAATGGCACCTGGTTGGACATAAGCCCAAACTACAAAACCATCAATGTAGAG GTTCAGCAGAGTGACACATTTTCTGTGCTGGAGCTGTACAGAACTTTGAGTCTGCTCAGAGAAAAGGACATAGTGCTGCTTCGAGGATGGCTTTGCTACGTCTGGGAAGATACTAATGTGTTTGCCTTCTTGCGTGAGCTGGATGGACTGGACCGGGCGTTCCTGGTGCTCCTGAATTTTGGCGAAGATATAGAAACAGACCTCTCTACCATTACCGAGCTGCCAGATCAGCTCAATGTTCGCATCAGTACACTCCCTGACACTCCAAGCAGCTTCCAGAAGTCCAGAATCAGAACCTCAAAGGGGCAGGGATTGCTGTTGGAATACTTCACCAGTCAGCGGTTTCATACTGGCCATTCATCTCAGTGTTATGTTTCTGAGAAGGCCTGCTACCTGAGTGCTCTGGATATTCTGTACAAGTGCTGA
- the ppm1ba gene encoding protein phosphatase 1B isoform X1, whose product MGAFLDKPKTEKHNAHGEGNGLRYGLSSMQGWRVEMEDAHTATVGLPHGLDDWSFFAVYDGHAGSRVANYCSKHLLEHIVAAGSADELRRAGAPSPETPAVEAVKSGIRAGFLRIDEHMRSFTDLRNGMDRSGSTAVAVLLSPEHMYFINCGDSRALLCRNAHVCFSTLDHKPCNPREKERIQNAGGSVMIQRVNGSLAVSRALGDYDYKCVEGKGPTEQLVSPEPEVFEIVRSEAEDEFVVLACDGIWDVMSNEELCAFIRARLEVSDDLEKVCNEVVDTCLHKGSRDNMSVVLVCLPNAPKVSEEAVKKDAELDKFLESRVEELIEKAGEEGIPDLVHVMRNLATENIPNLPPGGGLASKHSVIEAVYNRLNPQREEDGNGADLEDPW is encoded by the exons ATGGGGGCATTCCTGGACAAGCCCAAGACAGAAAAGCACAACGCACATGGCGAGGGCAACGGCCTGCGCTATGGCTTAAGCAGCATGCAGGGATGGCGGGTGGAGATGGAGGATGCACATACAGCCACAGTGGGCCTTCCCCACGGCCTGGATGACTGGTCCTTCTTCGCTGTGTATGATGGGCACGCTGGCTCACGCGTAGCCAATTACTGTTCAAAGCATCTGCTGGAGCACATCGTAGCGGCTGGCTCGGCAGATGAGCTACGGCGAGCTGGTGCGCCATCACCTGAGACGCCGGCTGTGGAGGCAGTGAAGAGCGGCATTCGTGCTGGCTTCCTACGCATCGACGAGCACATGCGCAGCTTCACAGACCTGCGCAATGGTATGGACCGCAGCGGCTCCACGGCCGTGGCCGTGCTACTCTCGCCTGAGCACATGTACTTCATTAACTGTGGTGACTCCCGGGCGCTGCTGTGTCGAAATGCGCATGTCTGCTTCTCCACGCTGGACCACAAGCCATGCAACCCACGCGAGAAGGAGCGCATCCAGAATGCCGGTGGTTCCGTCATGATCCAGCGGGTCAACGGCTCGCTAGCTGTGTCACGGGCCCTCGGCGATTATGACTACAAGTGCGTGGAGGGAAAGGGCCCCACAGAGCAGCTGGTATCACCTGAGCCTGAGGTGTTTGAGATTGTGCGTTCTGAGGCTGAAGATGAGTTTGTGGTGCTTGCTTGCGACGGCATCTGGGATGTGATGAGCAACGAGGAGCTATGCGCCTTCATCCGCGCTAGGCTGGAGGTGTCGGATGACTTGGAGAAAGTTTGCAATGAGGTGGTTGATACGTGTCTACACAAG GGAAGCCGAGACAACATgagtgttgtgttagtgtgtttgccAAATGCACCCAAAGTGTCAGAGGAGGCAGTGAAGAAAGATGCAGAGCTGGATAAGTTTCTTGAATCACGTGTGGAAG AGCTCATAGAGAAAGCGGGTGAGGAGGGCATTCCTGATCTGGTACATGTCATGAGAAACCTTGCCACAGAGAATATCCCAAACCTACCACCAGGGGGAGGCCTTGCCAGCAA GCACAGCGTAATTGAGGCTGTGTATAACCGGCTCAATCCCCAAAGAGAAGAAGATGGG AATGGTGCAGACCTTGAGGACCCCTGGTAA
- the ppm1ba gene encoding protein phosphatase 1B isoform X2 gives MGAFLDKPKTEKHNAHGEGNGLRYGLSSMQGWRVEMEDAHTATVGLPHGLDDWSFFAVYDGHAGSRVANYCSKHLLEHIVAAGSADELRRAGAPSPETPAVEAVKSGIRAGFLRIDEHMRSFTDLRNGMDRSGSTAVAVLLSPEHMYFINCGDSRALLCRNAHVCFSTLDHKPCNPREKERIQNAGGSVMIQRVNGSLAVSRALGDYDYKCVEGKGPTEQLVSPEPEVFEIVRSEAEDEFVVLACDGIWDVMSNEELCAFIRARLEVSDDLEKVCNEVVDTCLHKGSRDNMSVVLVCLPNAPKVSEEAVKKDAELDKFLESRVEELIEKAGEEGIPDLVHVMRNLATENIPNLPPGGGLASKHSVIEAVYNRLNPQREEDGPSCFI, from the exons ATGGGGGCATTCCTGGACAAGCCCAAGACAGAAAAGCACAACGCACATGGCGAGGGCAACGGCCTGCGCTATGGCTTAAGCAGCATGCAGGGATGGCGGGTGGAGATGGAGGATGCACATACAGCCACAGTGGGCCTTCCCCACGGCCTGGATGACTGGTCCTTCTTCGCTGTGTATGATGGGCACGCTGGCTCACGCGTAGCCAATTACTGTTCAAAGCATCTGCTGGAGCACATCGTAGCGGCTGGCTCGGCAGATGAGCTACGGCGAGCTGGTGCGCCATCACCTGAGACGCCGGCTGTGGAGGCAGTGAAGAGCGGCATTCGTGCTGGCTTCCTACGCATCGACGAGCACATGCGCAGCTTCACAGACCTGCGCAATGGTATGGACCGCAGCGGCTCCACGGCCGTGGCCGTGCTACTCTCGCCTGAGCACATGTACTTCATTAACTGTGGTGACTCCCGGGCGCTGCTGTGTCGAAATGCGCATGTCTGCTTCTCCACGCTGGACCACAAGCCATGCAACCCACGCGAGAAGGAGCGCATCCAGAATGCCGGTGGTTCCGTCATGATCCAGCGGGTCAACGGCTCGCTAGCTGTGTCACGGGCCCTCGGCGATTATGACTACAAGTGCGTGGAGGGAAAGGGCCCCACAGAGCAGCTGGTATCACCTGAGCCTGAGGTGTTTGAGATTGTGCGTTCTGAGGCTGAAGATGAGTTTGTGGTGCTTGCTTGCGACGGCATCTGGGATGTGATGAGCAACGAGGAGCTATGCGCCTTCATCCGCGCTAGGCTGGAGGTGTCGGATGACTTGGAGAAAGTTTGCAATGAGGTGGTTGATACGTGTCTACACAAG GGAAGCCGAGACAACATgagtgttgtgttagtgtgtttgccAAATGCACCCAAAGTGTCAGAGGAGGCAGTGAAGAAAGATGCAGAGCTGGATAAGTTTCTTGAATCACGTGTGGAAG AGCTCATAGAGAAAGCGGGTGAGGAGGGCATTCCTGATCTGGTACATGTCATGAGAAACCTTGCCACAGAGAATATCCCAAACCTACCACCAGGGGGAGGCCTTGCCAGCAA GCACAGCGTAATTGAGGCTGTGTATAACCGGCTCAATCCCCAAAGAGAAGAAGATGGG CCCTCCTGTTTCATTTG A